From a region of the Janthinobacterium sp. 61 genome:
- a CDS encoding AMP-binding protein: MSSDPSPSTASPQDDFARTHLPPRALWPQLCLALPELQYPARLNCVAVLLDAAVASGGGERTAILADGQRWTYAQLARQVDRIAHVLRTDLRLIPGNRVLLRGANTPMMAACLLAVLKAGCIAVPTMPLLRARELSTIIAKAEVNAVLCAQGLRGELDGLPGLPAMLCFGADNAELEQRMAAHDVPFAAFDTAADDVCLISFTSGTTGVPKGTMHMHRDLLAICDCFPRSMLQVCADDIFIGTPPLAFTFGLGGLLLFPLRFGAATVLLEKLTPEGLLRAIGAYQATICFTAPTFYRQMAPLAAQHDVRSLRLSVSAGEALPLATRDAWQAATGLAMTDGIGATEMLHIFISATGEGIRRGAIGKAIPGYQACIVDDAGVPQPPGVTGRLAVKGPTGCRYLSDPRQREYVQNGWNLTGDTFEMDGDGYFYYRSRSDDMIVSAGYNIAGPEVEEALLRHPAVAECGVVGRADAERGQIVEAHVVLKDGFQPSDALAAELQDFVRQQIAPYKYPRAIRFLPSLPRTETGKLQRFKLRTDTP; encoded by the coding sequence ATGAGCAGCGACCCTTCGCCTAGCACCGCATCTCCCCAGGACGACTTTGCGCGCACGCACCTGCCGCCGCGCGCACTCTGGCCGCAACTGTGCCTGGCCTTGCCAGAGCTGCAGTATCCGGCGCGTCTCAATTGCGTCGCCGTGCTGCTCGATGCGGCCGTTGCCAGCGGTGGCGGCGAGCGCACCGCCATCCTTGCCGACGGCCAGCGCTGGACTTACGCACAGCTGGCGCGCCAGGTCGACCGCATCGCCCACGTGCTGCGGACGGACCTGCGCCTGATCCCCGGCAACCGCGTGCTGCTGCGCGGCGCAAATACACCCATGATGGCTGCCTGCCTGCTGGCCGTGCTGAAGGCCGGATGCATCGCCGTGCCCACCATGCCGCTGCTGCGCGCGCGTGAACTGTCCACCATCATCGCCAAGGCGGAAGTGAACGCCGTGCTGTGCGCGCAGGGCTTGCGCGGGGAACTCGATGGCTTGCCCGGCTTGCCGGCCATGCTGTGCTTTGGTGCCGATAACGCCGAACTGGAACAGCGCATGGCCGCCCACGATGTACCCTTTGCCGCATTCGACACCGCAGCCGACGACGTCTGCCTGATCAGCTTTACCTCGGGCACGACGGGTGTACCCAAAGGCACCATGCACATGCACCGCGACCTGCTGGCCATCTGCGACTGCTTTCCCCGCTCCATGCTGCAGGTGTGCGCCGACGATATCTTCATCGGCACGCCGCCGCTGGCCTTCACCTTTGGCCTGGGCGGCTTGCTGCTGTTTCCCCTGCGCTTTGGCGCGGCCACCGTGCTGCTGGAAAAACTCACGCCCGAGGGCCTGCTGCGCGCTATCGGCGCATACCAGGCCACGATCTGCTTCACGGCGCCCACCTTTTACCGCCAGATGGCGCCCCTGGCCGCGCAGCACGACGTGCGCAGCCTGCGCCTGTCCGTGTCGGCCGGCGAGGCGCTGCCGCTGGCCACGCGCGATGCCTGGCAGGCGGCCACGGGGCTGGCCATGACGGACGGCATCGGCGCCACCGAGATGCTGCACATCTTCATTTCCGCCACGGGCGAGGGCATACGCCGCGGCGCCATCGGCAAGGCCATCCCCGGCTACCAGGCGTGCATCGTCGACGACGCCGGCGTGCCGCAGCCGCCCGGCGTGACGGGCCGCCTGGCCGTGAAAGGCCCCACCGGTTGCCGCTACCTGTCCGACCCGCGCCAGCGCGAGTATGTGCAGAACGGCTGGAACCTGACGGGCGACACTTTCGAGATGGATGGCGACGGTTACTTCTATTACCGCTCGCGCAGCGACGACATGATCGTCTCGGCCGGCTACAACATCGCCGGCCCGGAAGTGGAGGAAGCGCTGCTGCGTCATCCGGCCGTGGCCGAATGCGGCGTGGTCGGGCGCGCCGATGCCGAGCGTGGCCAGATCGTCGAGGCGCACGTGGTGCTGAAGGACGGCTTCCAACCCAGCGACGCGCTGGCAGCGGAACTGCAGGACTTCGTGCGCCAGCAGATCGCTCCTTATAAATATCCGCGCGCCATCCGCTTCCTGCCTTCCCTGCCGCGCACGGAAACGGGCAAGCTGCAGCGCTTCAAACTTCGCACGGACACTCCATGA